Proteins found in one Quercus robur chromosome 2, dhQueRobu3.1, whole genome shotgun sequence genomic segment:
- the LOC126713528 gene encoding uncharacterized protein LOC126713528, translated as MDSAKQRIRAAAARQKEERKAKEAGGEASSTPTAVAKVAKRKPDGSDGRPSKKPAVTPSVEPLKEKSPPTSGHGAGKGVMTSAGPVTEGPCRLLTHKEYAVGEVESLIKPTDMEPCDQVGTEDLGASALFDLSRALVRVKALRDRCVAKEGVVSRVRSHNKNLLNQQAQYKEAVRILNQELQDVNTKLTAANGENVKLQGEVTALEGRLQTAGADAIRDFKTSQSFIDSCGQYYGTGFDDCLRQVASAFPDLDLSGITMDDGDDVSLQPEPTPEHDGSVVLAQPAANPTASDSPAVIVDVEDRLADGNPADVPAA; from the exons ATGGATTCTGCGAAGCAAAGGATACGGGCTGCCGCAGCTCGTCAGAAGGAGGAGAGGAAGGCCAAGGAAGCAGGGGGGGAAGCCTCGTCAACCCCCACGGCCGTCGCCAAAGTGGCGAAGAGGAAACCTGACGGGAGTGACGGCCGACCCTCAAAAAAGCCTGCCGTTACTCCGTCAGTCGAACCATTGAAGGAAAAGTCCCCTCCGACGTCTGGCCATGGTGCGGGAAAGGGGGTGATGACTTCCGCTGGTCCCGTCACTGAGGGTCCGTGCCGTCTCCTAACCCACAAAGAATATGCCGTCGGGGAGGTTGAGTCCCTGATAAAACCAACGGACATGGAGCCCTGTGATCAAGTAGGGACGGAGGATTTAGGGGCGTCGGCCCTCTTTGATCTCTCCAGG gccttggttcgtgtCAAAGCCCTCCGTGACCGTTGCGTGGCGAAGGAGGGGGTCGTCAGTCGAGTCCGCAGCCATAACAAGAACTTGCTGAATCAGCAGGCTCAGTATAAGGAAGCCGTCCGTATCCTGAACCAGGAGCTGCAGGATGTTAATACTAAACTGACGGCGGCCAATGGCGAGAACGTCAAGCTCCAAGGAGAGGTGACGGCTCTGGAGGGGAGGCTACAGACGGCGGGGGCTGACGCGATCAGGGACTTCAAAACGTCGCAGTCTTTCATCGACTCATGTGGCCAGTATTATGGCACTGGGTTTGATGATTGCCTTCGTCAGGTTGCGTCGGCCTTCCCGGATCTGGACTTGTCTGGGATTACAATGGATGATGGAGATGACGTCTCTCTTCAGCCCGAACCCACACCGGAGCATGACGGCAGCGTCGTCCTGGCTCAGCCTGCCGCTAATCCTACGGCTTCCGATTCTCCTGCTGTTATAGTGGACGTTGAAGACCGTCTTGCTGACGGCAATCCTGCTGACGTTCCTGCTGCCTAA